In Quercus robur chromosome 11, dhQueRobu3.1, whole genome shotgun sequence, the sequence ttacagtttttgattcatcattttttatacaagattaCGATAATTGaagattacaaaatatttcacattACTTTAATTTGATCACCTTACTAAATGATAGTAATCTTACATTACTTATTGATGaagatattataatttatattaacaaaattgtacatactaataaatttattttacttataaaaattattaaaataccaaaaaaaaaacctctaaaatatttcaaaaccaCTAAAAAGAGAATGTTATTGTTTGAAGTAAACTGCAATGGTATGTAGCACTGTAAGCCCGTGATTTCCATGAAGGTACTATACTGTACAGTAGTCTCCTCTACTAATTTTCTGACAACGCGCAATGGATTTTTATCGGTCATTATCAATTACTCATATATTCATTCACAATACATGCCTTCTTATGTTGTTGACTGAGGATTAAGATTAAGAAAGACAGTGTGAACGCATTGAAAAAGAAGAGTTGTGGGTTGTCTCATGTCTGTGTGAGTACTACTACCATGATACCATCCCATATGTGTCAGTTGTCTCGTGACTTTCCTCTAATAATTTTCTGACAACGCGCAAGGGATCATAAACTTCTATGAATTATTAACAATACATGCCAGAAACTTTACCACTCTTTCCACAATACATGCCTTCTCTTTTTGACTGAAAATTAAGAACAGAGAAAGTGAACgcattgaaaaaaatatatcgcAATCAATTGCAtgcgatttaaaaaaaaatggtaagtcAAGTCAGgtaaatattttgatattagATTTCTATTTGTTGGAGCtatcaaaatataaacaaatgaaaataaaaataaaaaaaatttgatgaagaatTTTCTccacaaattgaaaataaagtcCAAGAACCTTCAAGTCAATTGTCATGAAATTTCCCAAGAGTCCAATGCGGTGCTTATAAGTCGGCATATGTTGAGAACACTTCAACATCCACAAAATAccaaattgaaaagaaagtacCTTACTTTTACGagttgaaaataaaagttttgataGCTATTACATAATAGAGTTTATAAGATAACCGTTTCACCTCATCCACAAAATACCAAATTTTGGGGTTCATATGCATGCTGCATTCTCCTTGCCATCCTCACTTAATTTTCGATTATTATATGCCTCCATGTCTATATGTTTTCATAGGTTTGAAGTGTCATTAACGATAGGTGTAAACATTCCATTTCATTTTGACCTATGCTCAAGCCCCTCATACCAATGACAAGAAATCAATCCGCTATTAAAATTATCAGCCTTGTGTGAGGAGCCAAATGAGCAAATTAACCCAAAAAGTGGCCTAATATGATCTAAACCCAAGCCCAACTAAGACCCAAGAACTaagcacaaaaacccatttggACAAGGCTTATAGAAGGTGCATATGCCGGGTTTATGATGCGTATTCACCCAATCTATGGCGTACGCACCTTTTGTAATATTTATGGTCTAACAAAAAatatctcttatatatatatatatatatattattaggtAAAGTTGAgtaaaaatctaattagatttcaaattggaattcaattagagtttacTTTTGCGCCACGTGTCCCATTTAGTCTaagcttttaaatttttctaccaagtgagttaatttggtgtaaaaattggattttaattagagtttaattttgttccaCGTGTcctatctaatctaagtttttttaatttttgtgccaagtgaattaattcaGTGTAGAAAAAGAtaagtccaatataaataaatcttaaaaaacACTTGATCATAAATttaactctatatataaaattagaggaaaaaagagtttggatgattttatatttatgggccatttttttgtgtaactaaaaataattcaaatttctaAGTTATTTGTGTAATATACCATGACTATGTACGGTCCATTACTAACTACgtaatgtgtatatatattcaattagaatcaaaattggatTTCCTTTTTGTTAGCTTTCCATAAAAAGTAAATtgcttagattttttttgttattttttctctaaactaatgagcatattttttatttagatattttgtatgcgAAGATCTTGAacctaaaaaattgtaattaaactGAACGATCTCATGTACTTATCTtcattcaatttaggagatactattgaACTAatctattcttttttattttgcgttgtatttagtagaatttcacgTACAAtgattgtgaattgatattgtatatgtagtatcCAATAATGATTTCCAAAATTATATACGTAATAGTaatgtaatgagaaacttggcATTACTAATATCACGAAAATTGTAAAGCAAAACCATTTTAATACCTCTAAATGTCCTAGTCGAACTAATATCTTATATGTTTAATAACTCAATCTAACATCAATAACCACTTCAATATATCATTCCCGTGTGTAAGCACGGGTTACATACTAGTAAGTTATAAAAGATATACCAAATCAACCATGTTTTTCACTACCAACTCTTGTAGTCTCCCTTACAATACTAGTAACAATTCTTACAGGGAATACTTTTACTTTCTGTCTTTTCTTTCCATGGCTCATCGCATGGGacttaaaagtaaatttttttccccttaaaaaaaagtagtttctTTCTTAAATGATTGAATTGTTATCAAAACTGGAAAATGGGAGTTTGAACTTCGGTTCTTTCATAAGGAAATCAGTAAATATCACTAAACTATAAAACTCTTAAAGTGGCAACTAAAAGTAAATTATTAATGTGACATAAATCAATATAATTTATGTCAATGATTACATTATTACATAATAAATCAGTTGTGATGAGTGATGACTTTATTTTACGTCAATAGTTATCAACCAAGTGAATCTTTAAAATtctaattgatatatatattttttttaaataaaaaagttcaaGCAGCTCTTACGATCTACCCACCAACAAATAGTCAAATTTATACTTACCCTTTTGTTGATTTCATGTTGAAATTAACAAGCTTATGTCTAAACTAAATAATTAAAACCTCAATGAGTTGTTATAATGGTTCTGaaaacatcatgaaatccatgAGGTGTTGGGTTCAAAACCCCTAACCCTATCTCCTAAGGGATTCCTCCAATTAATCAACTCCTATTTAAATATTCaactttctttcaatttttatcaatcACACAAGATTAAATAAATGTCAAGTGTCTTGCATTTGACTAAAAATTGGAGGAAATTGAAGGATTTAATGGAAGAGAATCTTTTcccaacataattttttaaaaagaatttctaAACTTACTATCATTCattcaaatacaaatttcattgataaacttattaataataCAATATTCCATTGAACCttttcaatgaatttttatAATGGAATCAattttagtaactttttttaaaaaaaaatatataaattttatcaaaatcaattgtatcataataacaaaatttaatttgtgaAGTAAAAACTAAGCATATTAATGGAGTAGTTCAATAAGCTACTTCTGCCTTCTTTTCCTTATCAAAAGGGAGTAATACATGATGAGCAATTTGCATACTCATTTAACTAGGATCCTTACAAGCAGTTTTtcatgaattataaaaaaattaaagcaaattCTAATATAATGCCTAAAGTtcccataaataataataataataataataataataataataataataataataataataataataataataacagaaAAGATAATTCCCAAAGCCCTAAAGGTAAAcattcaatattttaaaaacaaaatgttaaTTTAAACATATTAAGAATGAGTTTCCTATAACAAATAAGATACAAAACATTTGgatttaaatattaattctaAACATCCCATCACATCAAAAAAGGGGATCTGAAATAAACCAAAGGGAAATGATTTGTTGAAATACAAACATGTCAAGTGGCCATTTGGTGAAAAATCCAATATTGATAAGAaagttttcatttaaatataagtCTGGACAGGTGTTTAATTGAAGCATTGACATGTGTGCCATTTTTGCAGGAATTACTGCAACTTAATTTGCTGCAAATCATTTCcttaaatgaaaacaaaattatttttttaaaataatattactttaaTAATTATCAGTAAAAAAATTCCATGCTATAAATTAATCAACTACATCAACGAATCTTGTGCACTTACAAATTACTATTTTTAGATTTGAAGTGTTGCAAACTCTTTTGAGattccttctccaaaaaaaaaaaaaaaaaattcgtggGTTCAATCCATGCCTATACCAAAATTGAACGATAGTCAATTTATTGAGATTTAAGAATGGAAATCTCAATTTTAAATCGTAGATTCTAGTTAGATGGTAatgtctctgatggttgaataaaagatctgggGTTTGATccctacctacaccaaaaattgattgctTCCCTGTATCATAGCATGGGACTTaaaagtaaattatatttttttcccttaaaaaagaaatttctttcttaaataATTGAATTGTTACAAGAATTGGAAAATGGAAATTTGAACTCTGATTCTTTTCATAAGGAAATTAGTCAATATTACTAAACTATAAAGCTCTTCTCTTGAAGTGGCAACGaaaaagtaaattattaatGTAACATAAATCGATATATTTTATGCCAATGACTATATTGTTACATAACAAATCAATTGTGATGAGTGATGGCTTTGTTTTACATCAATAGTTATCGACCAAGTGAACCTTTAAAATTCTAATTGAGTATTTCTTAAAGTTCAAGTAGCTCTCATGATCTACCTACCAACAAATAGTCAAATTTATACTTGTCCATTTGTTGATTTCATATTGAAATTAACAAGCTCATATATATCTAAACTAAATAATTAAAACCTCAATGAGTTGGTATAATGGTTCTGACTTTTGaaaacatcatgaaatccatgAGGTGTTGGGTTCAATCCCCTAACCCCATCTCTTATGGAATTCCAATTAATTTATCTAGTTTATTCTAATTTAGATTGAGATAAGAATAAGATCCCCACCTatttaaatattcaaatttctttcaattttcatcgatcacaaaaaatgaaataaatgtcAAGTATCTTgcattttactaaaaattggAGGAAATTGAAGGATTTAATGGGAGGGAATCTTATcccaacataattttttaaaagaatttctaaatttcttgtcattaattcaaatacaaatttcattgaaaaacttaataataatattatattccaTTGTACCTTTTCAATGGATTTTTATTATGgaataattttagtaatttttaaaattttttatttatcaaaatcaaTTGTATCAGAATATCTAAATTTGAATTATGAAGTAAAAACTAAGCATATTAATGGAGTAGTTCAATATAATATTTCTACCTTCTTTTTCTTATCAAAAGGGAATAATACATGATGAGCAATTTGCATAGTCAATTAATTGGTATCCTTACAAGGAGATTTTCATGAagtgtaaaaaatttaaagataattCTAAGATAATGCCTAaaattcccattaaaaaaaaaagataattccTAAAGCCTAGACATtccatattttaaaaacaaaatgttaatttaaaaatatcttgaaaatcTAATTTGTTTATGTGGGGCCCACtagtttatgggccaggcccacttgctcatggggagcccgcaggcccaagctgaaaaaagttatggcccaagcttaaaagtagaaggccgaggatggcccagatatccagccgaggacggtttagtcctcggcaagcctaaagctcccttgacaaaaggggtaaaagagagctataagaacaaatccgtaagaagatctaaaatatcttgggaaagttacccttattacccttcccagataagactatacacctaacagaaccggattcttaggctttatctaCCATCCCCaccaattctgggattagactgacgggacaaatgtCAGTCCTAGAAAAGttaaccctacacgtggacgaaggacagcaaaCGCAggataatataaaaggaaacataAGGTAACGAAGTGGAGatcccccatctcacttcctgggaaatactccagggatgagaatgcccggacaatatatgttCACcgccacgaaaaacccaccgccgggtaaccggagaaagacattagtgctcctcggacatgattcgaggagtccaatcccttaAGTTATAAAGCTGTAgagcttggatatccaggctgaagtcttttcttatctgagtttccctaaagtccggtttggaccaacgccctgtgaccaaacgctagcctttcaagcccactctctacaaatcttattgtgagggatccttcacgtgcgagcccaacatcatcgTTGGGCcttttgagaatcgtgtccctacagtttAATATATGAATGAatttcatataataaataatagaataaataaGGGCATGTTGGGTAGGAggacttttgtttttgttttcaaaaaagtaagaaaataattttcaaaaaattgaatgtgaaactagtttttagagaataatttttacattatatgtGTTTGGCTCTCACTTTTAAGAACAacatcaaaaatatattttttataaagaaaaaaaaaatgatgtttgggAGACTATTTTactttgagattaaaaaaaaaaaattatagaaagtagtgtgagattactttttttttttttttggataattaattataagtttCGAAATTGAAGTGTGGGAGTAAAAATAATGtaccttttttaatttttatataaggATAAACTTCAAATTTGTGATAAAGAGAAGTGTGGGTACTTGCCCCGCCATTAAGCAGTGTTTGTCCGCTTTGGAGAGCCAAGCCCTCACGGATTTGTCACGAAGTGGTGGGAGTCCAGGATCTTCACCattgaatggtaaataacatctaattggcacaaaatttgacatgcataagtgtaatcaagaaaataaagagcatgcaattcaataataaagattttcaaaatatataatcatgttaattatttttgtaagaGTTGTAGTTATTGGTTTATGagtacaaccaagtttgtagttaaactttgtccatgTCTAAAATACACCAATTTATACTACatctatataaaatataaaactcaaAGTGTAGCATTAAATGTTGCAAAACTCTTCTTACGCCAATTCACTTGCCACATaatcatctttttcttatttattttttactcctaattttttttacaataatatatatatatatatatatatatatgaatagattgattttacacattcatcttggggtgattttaaatttatatataattttgcttttatatattcacatactttaatttagatgtttataactttctttaaaaaaaaatggtcataaCTAaacaatgaaattaataaagaatcaagataaaaaacattatctaaactatataaaataatggaagccttgcaataaattttacaaaacacctttgTTGCACCatgtcattaatattttttcccttttaattttttttttgttgcaattttcACTTTGTTCAACCTTTAATGTTTTCCAACCATTGTCTTCTTTGTTCAATCTCTAATCTCCTCCAATCAATGCCTTCTTAAATTTTTCATCCAATTATCTTtatggatttttaaattttctccaTTGTATCTTCTTAAATTCTAATGTTTCACTTTGTTTAAACTTTCATCTACTTCAGCCTTTCCTCTTCTATcttaattttcatataaatttctttttacttctttaGACTTCTCTTCCATATTCCTTCCAAGTTGTTCATGACAAAAAAGTCAatgctctttctttctttcttcgaTTTGTTTCTTTTGGTGGAATCTttattgtttcaataatttttttttttttttttaccactaatggttctttttgttattcttgatttaattttcaaatcacATTTAGGTGCATAGGCTTTTATGCATATTTAGATGTTTTGGTATTCCAATTTCTAATCACGGGTTCTTTCTCTTCATCCcattggtttgatttgatttaaattaataattacttgTTTTGCAAGTTAGAATTTGAGTTTTAATAGTGATCCATTTAGTtattaaactatgagactttactatgtgtttattttttaatctttttgggtgaacaaatttatagtttttgtaaataaaatacttttagtagttgtattagaagtattCTATTAGGCCACTTATTTAGACAAAAGTCTAGTCAAACTAAAATAATTAGATAAGTGatatatttttgcttttgcaattgtattttcattattatttttattattttcacaatgatgtatatataaacttaattatgagattttgctaataattgtttatttgataatatttttggGTGGAGGATGTAGCTTTTGCCAAGAAAATaatcttaatagattatcaataacaaattgttttcctaattggtccaGTTAAGCATTGTTGGACAACAATTGatatgttattttgtttgtttgaaaagCATCTTCATATGGGcatgttttgattttgtgtgtgtagatatatatatatatatatatatatatagatcaaGAAAATTTGCTCATAAAATAagtagatgaaaattttaatataaaaagaaagtaatatatatatttacaaagaACACAaagtttaattagtttttttttaaaaaaaaagcaatatgaaattattaatttatttattttggttaaaaaaaatccatgccCTTGGTGTAGACAAGATTATCACCAATTGGTTATGATAGCAATTGGTTATAATGATTATCACCAAAATagcaattagtttttggtgtagacaaaaaatttttaaCCCCAAATCTCTTGCTTGATGATAAGAAACTTTACCAATCGAATTAAATAGAACTAACGTATTTTTAGAGTTTTACTTATTTAGTAAGGGTATTTTAGATATTACATAATAGAATATTCCACAAATTAAAAGATTCTGTTGGGGTTCAAGTGAGAGAGTTGTAGGGGTAGTTATTGCTTACTTCCAAAACTTAAGGGGGAAATAGCCTGGTTTTAATGTTTAGGGGAGGAATTGTGAACTACCACAAACATAAAGGAAAAATGTGATGTAGGAGTACaatcataaattatttaaaaaaatttattttggattttctttggaTTATTCCACATtttaaggttttatttatttagtttgagTTATGATAGGTGTAGGGAAACgatttatttaacggcccaagaatgacgttgggctcgtaagtaaagggccctaacaatatgatttgtagagagtgggcttgaaaggcaggaTCCTAGTTACAGGTTAACGGTTTAGTCGGGATTTCTGTGGAAGCTTCTCTATGGGCGGACTTAGTTTGACTAGCTAGGCCTTTCATTAGGGTGAGTTATGGGGTTTAAGTCCTCGGACATCGTCCGAGAAGCTCTGTACCCTTCCCTTTTTCTCCCCATCCCAGGACTTTTCCTCCCCCCTCCGGGGGTCCCTTCTTCTTcgctttctttttccttttatactagtgctCCTTCCTCTTTTAGTGTTCACGTGTAAGTTCTTactttctggggtgcagacctatcctgtcaacccatacctagagtggttggagGTTGTTGGAAAAGTTAAAATGGCATGGTTTGGAGCATAGGTTTGTCAGATGCAGGATTCTGTATTacgatgttggcagctttctcccttgccCTGCCCCTGTACTGAGTTTGCCTTTTCCATCAGGCATTTTGAGAGGTGCggagcataagatcgtcctcggctatagCTCTCCTCGActcaggccttgggcccaaaaGCAGAATGGGTCTGGGCCACGAATTATCAGGCCCCACAATAGGGATTAGTTTAGTATTTGGATTAGTAAAGATTAGTATTTAGTTCATTTAAGATTGGTTTCATAGATGCTATCTTTATCTCTTGATTTATTGGAAACTCTACAAAACCTGGGATGATTGAACTcggactattttttttaattaataaaattcattttgaaCAATTGTTTGTGTTTGGTGGTGATTTCAAACAATTTTGGCACTGTTCTAGTCCTCCATCCAAATgctttttcccctttttataTTGAGGTCAtcttatatatttctaatgTCATTTCTACATCTACTTTAGTGAAAAATGGCTAATTATTATTTCGCACTTCTAGATAATTATAAACTACTTCACAGATTATCAAGACTAGTAAATATTCATATTTTCCAAgaaagttaaatattttttttacaataattcaATGCGGGAATAtcgatattttaaaaatgtctatattttattacataaaagtGTACGTGAAAAAAGAGATAATGTAAGAAAATCTAAACCTGTTCAAGAATATCCATACTTTAACTATGATGTAAAAGAAGGTGGAAATTTTGGACCTGAAACAATCAAAACCCTGCTGAAAAACAGCAGGTGGTTGCAATTTTAAAAACTCAGTAAAAGCAAGCAAACCCATGTGAAAAGGATTAGTACCTATATCTGCAGACCAATATTCCTTTCCAGTCGTATCTAATACCATGAGCCCCAGCTCTTCTGTAGCGTTGAAAACTCCAATGGCATTGATAATTGGGAAGTTTCGGTTGGCAACCCATACAACTGTTCGGTTATCATCCCACTCGTGGTACCATATTCCAACATATCTTTTGTTGCCAGAGCTTCCAGTAGGACTAAAGAATCCAAATTCAAACTTCCCTCCAGCCGAAACCAGAGTTTCTCCATTGTCGATAATCCACTCTCCTGGCCTCATTGTGTCTCTAGCTTCGCAATATGCATAAAAGGAACACAACAGTAGCACGTACAAGATCAACATGGAAGACAGCCTGCAGTTACCAGACCATCTCCTAATATTGGTGCTTGTTCTCATTTGTTCCATCTTGCTTACCATAATTAATGATTAAGAATATACAATATAAATAGAATTGTTTCTCTGTTGTCTGAATATAACGTAACAAGAATGAAAGATGAAGGTGCACATTGGattctcagccaaaaaaaaaaaaaaaaatggtgcacACTGGATTATAACGCCTCCTATGTTCATTAGCATTTTAGAACTTTGTGCGGACTTTGGTATATTCAGCCCATTTCATGTTGTTTTGGATGTAAACATTGTGCAAGACCGCAATTTTCAGTTCCTAATCCTACAATATACTAAGGGTCCATTTGAAAAGagtttatttagttaaaattgaaaatttgttgctgaaagtatataaaaaaaagaagttaaaaagcTAGCTACATAATACAATGAGACCAATGAAACcaaaataaattgaaactttcATCAGCTTCCAAACGGATTTTAATACAAAACTTAATATTGCCACTAAGCTATAGTACAAATGACCCTTTCTCCGATTGAAAGATCACAATTTAAAGGTATGAATGGAATTTAAAGTTCTTGATTACCTATAAGTTCTTTATCTTTACCTCtattaaaaagagagaattaACTCTATGTTGTTGAGCACTTTGTTGAGCACCTTGTGCTCACCACCCACCAGGAGGAAGCCAAACGCAAGTAAAAATGCCTTGATGGAACAACGGATCTCCAACGATTGTACATTTTTGTCCccttataattttgttttgataaaactattttttaagtttcattaaatttattttagccCTCTAATTTTGCTTTTATTCAATTGAATCATTTGAACttcaaaattgatcaattaaGGCTTTAAATTAGCATCTGTTGCAGTCCTCAGttaaaaacaaccaaaacaaccaaaacagcaatgttttggtttttcacttatattatttaataaaagatataatatttttttgtcaaaataataaaagcatGATTGGGAATAATAAAACTATCTCACTAAACCAAATCAGGCCGAGGCCACATAATGGAAACTAAAGACCAGTAGCTTGACTAAACAGCGCTGAAAGTAGAGCTCAGAGCACCAACCACGGAAAGAGCCCACCCTTATACACTTGTGCTGCGTTCAATCTCTAATACTCCACTAGAAAACCAGTAGCCTCTCTAGGAATTTGTTCTGGATGCCGTTgggttttttcaaaacaaaacttatTTCTCGCATTCCAAATCGCCCACGACACCGTCACCCACTGCTCTAATTCCTGTTGAGCAAGCTTGTCTATCATCCACTTGAACAGAGAGTAAAAATCTGGAGCTACATTCGCGCATTTCTGGATTTTTCCAATGCTTAAGGCCCATACATTTCTGGCTAGCGGGCACTCCCACAGCACATGTTTGACAGTTTCTATACACTGGCAGCAGAGCCCACACGTTGGCTCTACCTGCAGCTTGCGCCTCTGCAGATTTCCCCTTGTAGGTAGAATATTTGAGCATGCTCACCATAGAAATGTATGTACCTTTGGAGGGACATTTAGTTTCCAGATTTTCTTCCACATTGGTCGATCCCTTCTGGTCCTTGAGTGCTCAGTTTGTGCTTGGTCCTTTAATCTCAGTGCTACCTGGTATGCCGATCGCACCGTGAATTTTTTGCTGCCATTTTCCTTCCAAATCAAGCTGTCTCTTGCCGTGTTGTTCTGCAAAGGAATGGACAGGATTTCCATTCGAGTTCTAGAAGCAAGAAGATGAAAGATTTTCTCCCTATCCCACTGCCTAGTCTCGGTGTCCATCAGCTCACATACTAACATCTTTGGCCGAGCCTCCCCCAGGAACACAGACTTATGGGACAACCACTTATGCGTTGACACTTCAATTTTTCTGCCATCTTCAACCTTCCAACACGCTCCCTCTCTAATAATCTCCCTTGCTGCCAGCAAACTACACCATactattaagaagaaaaataagaagaaaagtgcTGATAGTGTTGGGGTATGTCAAGTTCACATGGAAAAGGTTAGTAAAGATAAGATGCAGCAGAGATTAGTTGATAAGGAGCAACCAGATGTAGACACATGATTGAGCATTAACTACTTCCGCTTTTGCAGCCACTAACTCCTTAATTCAGGGATCAATTagttttagaaattattatttttttgtttttctcttttacgCTTGCTTGTACATATAAAGGCAAAGCTACTTTGTACTTTCTGATTCATTCTCATTCAATGAAATAATATTCTTCTATTTTACCTTTTCCTCagagagaaacaaagagagagagaggtaaagtgagtgttttttttcattgaatgtGATACTAtttttcatggtatcagagctgtAACAATGGCTTCCGCTGATCAAGCCTCTTCGAATCTTGTTCTAGATCCAGTGGATTCTTCGGATTCTAATGAATTGAATCCCAATCCATACTGCTTGAAGAGTGGTGATAATCCTGGTTCTATTCTGGTCACTGAGCTTTTGATTGGACGTATCAATTATCCATCCTGGTCACGAGTAATGGTTATTGCTCTCACTGCCAAGAACAAAATTGAGTTCATCAATGGTGTTATCGGCAAACCAGAAGCCAATTCTCCACTGTACAAAGCTTGGACTCTTGCAAACACAATGGTTCTTTCTTGGATATACAACTCTGTGAACAAGAACATCAAATCTAGTGTGATGTACAACGAGACTACTAGGCAGGTCTGTTGGATCTGAAGCACAGATTTGCTCAAGGGAATGCCGCCAGGATCTACTCACTATAGAAGGCAATTTCTCACATTCCTCAGAACAATCTTTTGGTGAGTGATTACTTCA encodes:
- the LOC126704625 gene encoding uncharacterized protein LOC126704625, which translates into the protein MASADQASSNLVLDPVDSSDSNELNPNPYCLKSGDNPGSILVTELLIGRINYPSWSRVMVIALTAKNKIEFINGVIGKPEANSPLYKAWTLANTMVLSWIYNSVNKNIKSSVMYNETTRQNNLLVSDYFTNFKTLTDELMNCDPLPECSCGAMRILTEKFEKDCVMKFLMGLNENYAAIRTQVLMAEPMPDLNKVYSMVLHEEMQKNISSSSSSEIEAAALYSNVSAKPNSGNRYGNRKERPICSHCGI